Proteins encoded within one genomic window of Solibaculum mannosilyticum:
- a CDS encoding GNAT family N-acetyltransferase yields the protein MENVLEARWIRPGGQVDDALAIRFEVFCDEQGYGRDEEVDSLDACSWHVVLYDKEGIPSATGRVIDEGNGIFSIGRVCVAKRLRGMQAGRKLMELLMDKCWDLGAGSIQLSAQVRAQGFYERLGFVAGGAVYMDGHVPHIHMTRARPMADSRPERG from the coding sequence GTGGAAAATGTATTGGAAGCGCGTTGGATTCGGCCGGGCGGACAAGTGGACGATGCTTTGGCCATCCGTTTTGAAGTTTTTTGTGATGAACAAGGATACGGCCGGGATGAGGAAGTGGATTCGCTTGATGCATGCAGCTGGCATGTGGTATTGTACGACAAGGAAGGAATCCCGTCGGCGACCGGCCGGGTCATCGATGAGGGCAATGGGATTTTTTCCATCGGCCGGGTCTGTGTAGCAAAGAGACTGCGGGGGATGCAGGCCGGCCGGAAATTGATGGAACTCCTAATGGATAAGTGCTGGGATCTGGGAGCTGGAAGCATCCAGCTCAGCGCTCAGGTAAGGGCGCAGGGATTTTATGAGCGTTTGGGATTTGTGGCTGGCGGGGCGGTCTATATGGACGGCCATGTTCCACACATCCACATGACCCGGGCAAGGCCCATGGCCGATTCGCGCCCTGAGCGGGGATAA
- a CDS encoding DUF3784 domain-containing protein: MRVEYIFVIFFTILTVVFWSGKGGWLMACYNIMSDEEKQKYNYKRPRRVMGEARELSIWFSSSSV; this comes from the coding sequence ATGCGAGTCGAATATATCTTTGTGATCTTTTTTACGATCTTAACTGTCGTCTTTTGGAGTGGAAAGGGCGGTTGGTTGATGGCGTGTTATAATATCATGAGTGATGAGGAAAAGCAAAAGTATAATTATAAAAGGCCTCGTAGGGTCATGGGGGAGGCACGGGAATTATCGATTTGGTTCTCATCATCTTCTGTCTGA